A region from the Microbacterium lacus genome encodes:
- a CDS encoding acyl-CoA carboxylase subunit epsilon, protein MSEQEDAVDQMRVELLRGDPTPEELAALVAVVSEAYAEEAAGATADDTSSRSGWALSQRGLRAPLRRDLGWGRFG, encoded by the coding sequence GTGAGCGAGCAGGAGGACGCCGTCGATCAGATGCGGGTCGAGCTCCTGCGGGGCGATCCGACCCCGGAGGAGCTCGCCGCCCTGGTCGCGGTCGTCAGCGAGGCCTATGCCGAGGAGGCCGCCGGCGCGACCGCCGATGACACGTCGTCCCGTTCGGGCTGGGCACTGTCGCAGCGCGGGCTCCGCGCGCCGCTGCGGCGCGACCTGGGCTGGGGAAGATTCGGCTGA